One Thermofilum pendens Hrk 5 DNA segment encodes these proteins:
- a CDS encoding FAD-binding oxidoreductase, producing MGGERVPKREVLEELGRLLGDRLSTSEEVLRLYSRDYWPLALLKEVRGEALPRPLAVAWPESAEEVAAVVRVLARHGVPFVPYAGGSGVIGGTICEGCVVIDVKRMNRVLWFSERDAVAVAESGVLLRKLEEYLNARGFTLRHIPQSYPEAALGGLVATMSTGQFSTKYGGIEELVLDLEAVMPDGRIAPFRRNLVPRAATGPDFKRLLIGSEGQLGVITKVALKVFPLPRHSWMRAYAFPSFEKGLEAMREVMLSGATPAVARLYDKDDSAARFHDARDILLLIVEEAEEELLEAKRRVIERILSRHGAVDAGEEHVEKWLKTRFDVISELKKLVVPLNLWFETIETAALWSNLPRVYAEFKKRVKSVPGVYAVLAHASHFYTTGACIYFTLTYDAREDVYWRMWETAVRVLLENGATISHHHGVGLLRAKWVGEELGDTLEYLKRVKKALDPGNLSNPGKWLG from the coding sequence GTGGGAGGAGAACGCGTTCCTAAGCGGGAGGTTCTAGAGGAGCTCGGAAGGCTACTGGGAGACAGGCTCTCGACGTCCGAGGAAGTCCTCAGGCTGTACAGCAGGGACTACTGGCCCCTGGCCCTCCTCAAGGAGGTCCGCGGGGAGGCTTTGCCGAGGCCCCTCGCCGTCGCTTGGCCCGAGAGCGCCGAGGAGGTGGCGGCGGTTGTACGCGTCCTGGCGAGGCACGGAGTCCCCTTCGTCCCCTACGCGGGCGGCTCCGGCGTGATAGGCGGCACGATCTGCGAGGGGTGCGTGGTGATAGACGTCAAGAGGATGAACAGGGTCCTCTGGTTCTCCGAGAGGGACGCCGTAGCCGTGGCGGAGTCCGGCGTGCTCCTCAGGAAGCTCGAAGAGTACCTCAACGCGAGGGGCTTCACGCTGAGGCACATACCCCAGTCCTACCCCGAGGCCGCCCTGGGAGGCCTCGTCGCCACGATGAGCACAGGCCAGTTCAGCACGAAGTACGGGGGGATCGAGGAGCTAGTACTCGACTTGGAGGCGGTGATGCCGGACGGCCGGATCGCGCCGTTCAGGAGGAACTTGGTCCCGAGGGCCGCGACGGGCCCAGACTTCAAGAGGTTGCTCATAGGGAGCGAGGGGCAGCTCGGCGTGATAACGAAAGTGGCGCTGAAAGTCTTCCCGCTACCCAGGCACTCGTGGATGCGTGCCTACGCGTTCCCATCCTTCGAGAAGGGCCTCGAGGCTATGCGCGAAGTTATGCTCTCCGGGGCGACGCCGGCCGTCGCGAGGCTGTACGACAAGGACGACTCGGCGGCTAGGTTCCACGACGCCAGGGACATACTGCTCCTCATCGTCGAGGAGGCGGAGGAGGAGCTCCTCGAGGCGAAGAGGAGGGTGATCGAGAGGATCCTCTCGAGGCACGGCGCCGTCGACGCGGGGGAGGAGCACGTCGAGAAGTGGCTGAAGACGAGGTTCGACGTGATATCCGAGCTCAAAAAGCTCGTAGTACCCCTCAACCTGTGGTTCGAGACTATAGAGACAGCCGCCCTCTGGAGCAACCTTCCGAGGGTCTACGCCGAGTTCAAGAAGAGGGTTAAGAGCGTGCCCGGGGTCTACGCGGTCCTCGCACACGCATCCCACTTCTACACGACGGGCGCATGCATATACTTCACGCTGACCTACGACGCGAGGGAGGACGTCTACTGGAGGATGTGGGAGACGGCGGTGAGGGTCCTCCTCGAGAACGGGGCGACGATAAGCCACCACCACGGCGTAGGACTGCTCAGGGCGAAGTGGGTGGGCGAAGAGCTGGGCGACACGCTAGAGTACCTGAAGAGAGTCAAGAAGGCGCTGGACCCCGGCAACCTCAGCAACCCCGGGAAGTGGCTGGGGTGA
- a CDS encoding FAD-dependent oxidoreductase produces the protein MAREEKVVVIGSGLSGLALADSLRGVEVEVYEVRREPGGFFARDDYPVDGVRGSELVSRLLAGRKVRTGVAAFRLDEGGAWFLGEEGAFRAEGRVVLATGFRERTAVELGVYGCRPAGVFPLTAAWDFANMGYSVGDRVLIYGFNHYTLSLASRLVKVCDKVVILYREPSLVHSVDEALRLGVEVERGRVRRVEGRDRVELVKTDSSELRVDALVLGELAPWNPLGGRLLAGNAFMVIESPLKLVESSRLLAELLEAGGELRRVEGGVPAFPGYVSEKHRRVMLGVGRGARVRLGDRIVTTEEPYQVVELPPGKPRVEVA, from the coding sequence TTGGCTCGTGAAGAAAAAGTAGTGGTGATCGGCTCGGGCCTCAGCGGGCTGGCGCTCGCGGACTCTCTGCGCGGCGTAGAGGTCGAGGTCTACGAGGTGCGCCGCGAGCCCGGAGGGTTCTTCGCCAGGGACGACTACCCGGTGGACGGGGTGCGCGGCTCGGAGCTCGTGTCGAGGCTCCTCGCCGGGAGGAAGGTGCGCACAGGCGTGGCGGCGTTCAGGCTCGACGAGGGTGGGGCGTGGTTCCTGGGCGAGGAGGGGGCGTTCAGGGCGGAGGGCAGGGTGGTCCTCGCGACGGGCTTCCGGGAGAGAACCGCGGTCGAGCTGGGCGTATACGGGTGCAGGCCCGCCGGCGTCTTCCCGCTTACGGCGGCCTGGGACTTCGCGAACATGGGGTACTCGGTGGGGGACAGGGTGCTGATCTACGGCTTCAACCACTACACGCTGTCACTAGCCTCGAGGCTCGTCAAGGTCTGCGACAAGGTGGTCATCCTGTACAGGGAGCCGTCCCTGGTCCATAGCGTAGACGAGGCTCTGAGGCTGGGGGTAGAGGTGGAGAGGGGGAGGGTGAGGAGGGTCGAGGGGCGCGACAGGGTGGAGCTCGTGAAGACGGATTCCTCCGAGCTGAGGGTCGACGCGCTGGTGCTCGGGGAGCTGGCCCCCTGGAACCCCCTCGGCGGCAGGTTGCTCGCGGGCAACGCGTTCATGGTTATAGAGTCGCCGTTAAAGCTCGTAGAGTCTTCGAGGCTACTGGCGGAGCTCCTGGAGGCGGGCGGGGAGCTGAGGAGGGTCGAGGGCGGTGTCCCGGCGTTCCCCGGCTACGTCTCGGAGAAGCACAGGAGGGTCATGCTGGGGGTTGGGAGGGGCGCGAGGGTGAGGCTCGGCGACCGCATCGTCACGACGGAGGAGCCCTACCAGGTCGTAGAGCTCCCGCCCGGGAAGCCGCGCGTCGAGGTGGCTTGA
- a CDS encoding PaREP1 family protein, which yields MEKTVVIPRRLVEEVEKRGLSVESLVVDALSKALDLDPEVVAEARLELAAKFMEEADEYLGKGDPVQASEKLYKVAEECIKALAEGFNAPTLEKVRERGRWDTWLLGMAATDLSRILGDERVHLAWSKAYEIHVWGFHEAKYRVEDVAAARPVVKWLLDFAGEALRKARSRRE from the coding sequence ATGGAGAAGACAGTGGTTATCCCGAGGAGGCTCGTAGAGGAGGTCGAGAAGAGGGGGTTGAGCGTCGAGAGCCTCGTGGTAGACGCGTTGTCGAAAGCGCTCGACTTGGACCCTGAGGTTGTCGCCGAGGCTAGGCTCGAGCTCGCGGCGAAGTTCATGGAGGAGGCCGACGAGTACCTGGGCAAAGGCGACCCAGTCCAGGCGAGCGAGAAGCTGTACAAAGTTGCCGAGGAGTGCATCAAGGCGCTGGCAGAGGGCTTCAACGCCCCAACGCTGGAGAAAGTCAGGGAGAGAGGCAGGTGGGACACATGGCTACTCGGCATGGCGGCCACAGACCTCTCCAGGATCCTCGGGGACGAGAGGGTACACCTGGCGTGGTCCAAGGCCTACGAGATACACGTGTGGGGCTTCCACGAGGCCAAGTACAGGGTGGAAGACGTCGCGGCGGCGAGGCCCGTGGTGAAGTGGCTACTAGACTTCGCGGGGGAAGCCCTGAGGAAGGCCAGGAGCCGCCGGGAGTAG
- a CDS encoding zinc ribbon domain-containing protein yields the protein MAEKGQVRSPASLVGLIVLLLLAVVFLWNPLVAMILLLILFLYSVFVVIVAKVALKEERILEKLKEMDASMPERPEAVLLDPDEVVVLRGHAGLCSAEGQAQEFPLTLVLPKVYLTGKRLIIEGVAERPFENQRLEVHESILLEQIVGVKVLKEKSPIPELLVTTKLRGYWSRFRLEIPGAQTWRDEITRLRAERVRSLEKREKPAVDFSSIRDILERGGVVVYTVKCPVCGAPLKLPETGRETKCSYCGATVYAEDVLGKLKELLERQ from the coding sequence ATGGCTGAAAAAGGCCAGGTGAGGTCACCGGCGTCGCTCGTAGGTCTCATTGTGCTTCTTTTACTCGCAGTCGTGTTCCTTTGGAATCCACTCGTAGCTATGATCCTTCTCTTGATACTTTTCCTCTACTCTGTGTTCGTTGTTATCGTCGCAAAAGTGGCTCTTAAAGAGGAGAGAATCCTGGAGAAGCTAAAGGAAATGGACGCATCGATGCCGGAGCGTCCGGAGGCTGTCCTACTGGATCCTGACGAGGTAGTGGTTCTAAGGGGGCACGCTGGACTATGCTCGGCAGAGGGACAAGCACAGGAGTTCCCGTTGACGCTGGTGCTTCCGAAAGTCTACCTCACTGGGAAGAGGCTCATAATCGAAGGAGTCGCCGAACGCCCCTTTGAGAATCAAAGGCTGGAGGTGCACGAGTCTATACTGCTCGAACAGATCGTTGGCGTTAAGGTTCTCAAGGAGAAGTCTCCCATCCCCGAGCTCCTGGTAACGACGAAGCTACGCGGCTACTGGAGCCGGTTTAGGCTGGAAATACCGGGTGCGCAGACGTGGAGGGACGAGATAACCCGCTTGAGAGCAGAGAGGGTGAGGTCGCTGGAGAAACGAGAGAAGCCGGCGGTAGACTTCTCTTCGATTAGGGATATACTGGAGAGGGGAGGCGTCGTAGTGTACACCGTTAAGTGCCCGGTGTGCGGGGCGCCGCTCAAGCTCCCGGAGACAGGTAGGGAGACGAAGTGTAGCTACTGCGGTGCCACGGTGTACGCTGAGGACGTTCTCGGCAAGCTTAAGGAGCTTTTAGAGCGTCAATAG
- a CDS encoding nicotinamide mononucleotide deamidase-related protein produces the protein MKGSAWILSVGNELLIGRVVNTNAAWLAQRLTLLGYAVRRIVVVPDVEEEIAGAFRDALGSADVVVSTGGLGPTPDDVTNFALAKALGRPAEVNAEALRMVEEKYARRGYPMTPEREKMAVMPRGARPLPNPVGTAPGILVEEGSKIVVCLPGVPSEMEAIFLEHVEPLLRSRGPPHFYAERVVRVKGVPESDVAPVVKKALKLSELVYVKSHPRGFEVDAPVLEIHVYGGSEKPGEAESEVERVAAFVAEEIRRSFPEKAQVELR, from the coding sequence GTGAAGGGCTCTGCTTGGATACTGTCCGTTGGGAACGAGTTGCTGATAGGCAGGGTTGTGAACACGAACGCCGCTTGGCTCGCGCAGAGGCTTACTCTTCTAGGCTACGCTGTTAGGAGGATAGTCGTCGTGCCGGACGTGGAGGAGGAGATCGCCGGCGCGTTTAGGGACGCGTTGGGCTCGGCGGACGTCGTCGTGTCGACGGGCGGCCTGGGCCCGACCCCGGACGATGTAACGAACTTCGCGCTCGCAAAGGCGCTGGGCAGGCCTGCCGAGGTGAACGCGGAGGCTTTGAGGATGGTCGAGGAGAAGTACGCGCGGAGGGGCTACCCGATGACGCCGGAGCGCGAGAAGATGGCGGTCATGCCTAGGGGTGCTAGGCCCCTCCCGAACCCCGTGGGGACTGCGCCCGGGATACTGGTCGAGGAGGGCTCGAAGATCGTCGTGTGCCTGCCGGGCGTCCCGTCGGAGATGGAGGCGATATTCCTGGAGCACGTGGAGCCGCTCCTGAGGAGCAGGGGTCCCCCGCACTTCTACGCCGAGAGGGTCGTCAGGGTGAAGGGGGTCCCGGAGTCCGACGTCGCCCCGGTGGTCAAGAAGGCTTTGAAGCTCAGCGAGTTGGTGTACGTGAAGAGCCACCCGAGGGGCTTCGAGGTGGACGCCCCGGTCCTGGAGATACACGTCTACGGGGGTTCCGAGAAGCCCGGCGAAGCCGAGAGCGAGGTCGAGAGGGTCGCCGCGTTCGTAGCGGAGGAGATCCGGAGGAGCTTCCCGGAGAAAGCCCAGGTAGAGCTTCGGTGA
- a CDS encoding FGGY-family carbohydrate kinase → MYGVIDVGTTGVKLAVFDGELKSIHYERVELGYEPAGSGRVEQSSAEMSRVVRGFARKARSLGARRIGLSTYRASVVAWSKSGEPLTNIVTWIDGRGREVVERLPVWVKLLEALSPSLAKVLRPDTPAVLMKWLYDNVPGLREKVERGDAYLWTLDSYLVYLLTGRYASDATSSALTGLVHPRDLEPIGAVFGILSLPEAAPEIVDSVHEFGEFEGADVAVSIADQQAASVYHGLLEPGRVSGVHGTGSFVEESTPKLVVPGEGLVPVVIASLDGRRFYGAEGFLRASGLVVEWLRSAGFFSSYEEMESLASKAKPRAIVVPSFRGLRTPDAPLLKGMILGLDPSTTKADVVAGLAWGVALYVAYLLGKLSKYCGSPREPLWSGGGYSRSNAFLQALADATGLKVARPRDVESSIRGVLKLLLYSEGKASLDDLKEPPEVDAYFEPRAGSEAKTLVGELEELLEVVARWEENAFLSGRF, encoded by the coding sequence GTGTACGGGGTTATAGACGTGGGGACTACGGGCGTAAAGCTTGCTGTCTTCGACGGGGAGCTGAAGAGTATACACTACGAGAGGGTGGAGCTGGGCTACGAGCCTGCGGGCAGCGGGAGAGTCGAGCAGAGCAGCGCCGAGATGTCGAGAGTCGTGAGGGGGTTCGCCAGGAAGGCTAGGTCCCTCGGGGCCAGGAGGATAGGGCTCTCGACGTACAGGGCGTCGGTCGTAGCGTGGAGCAAGAGCGGGGAGCCCCTCACGAACATAGTGACCTGGATAGACGGGCGGGGGCGCGAGGTCGTCGAGAGGCTACCCGTCTGGGTCAAGCTCCTCGAAGCCCTAAGCCCCTCGCTCGCCAAGGTACTGCGCCCAGACACGCCGGCAGTGCTCATGAAGTGGCTGTACGACAACGTCCCGGGACTCCGCGAGAAGGTCGAAAGGGGCGACGCGTACCTCTGGACCCTCGACTCCTACCTTGTATACCTGCTCACCGGCAGGTACGCCTCGGACGCTACGAGCTCCGCGCTCACAGGGCTGGTACACCCCAGGGACCTGGAGCCCATAGGCGCCGTGTTCGGGATCCTCTCGCTCCCCGAGGCGGCCCCCGAGATCGTCGACTCGGTGCACGAGTTCGGCGAGTTCGAAGGCGCCGACGTCGCCGTCTCCATAGCGGACCAGCAGGCGGCATCCGTTTACCACGGCCTACTGGAGCCCGGGAGGGTGAGCGGGGTCCACGGAACCGGTAGCTTCGTCGAGGAGTCAACGCCGAAGCTCGTCGTGCCCGGGGAGGGGCTGGTGCCCGTTGTCATAGCTAGTCTGGACGGCAGGAGGTTCTACGGCGCCGAGGGCTTCCTGAGGGCCTCAGGGCTCGTGGTGGAGTGGCTCAGGAGCGCCGGCTTCTTCTCCTCCTACGAGGAGATGGAGAGCCTAGCCTCCAAGGCGAAGCCCCGGGCAATAGTCGTCCCCTCCTTCCGCGGGCTCAGGACCCCGGACGCCCCGCTCCTCAAGGGGATGATACTCGGGCTCGACCCCTCCACGACCAAGGCGGACGTAGTAGCAGGGCTCGCCTGGGGGGTAGCGCTCTACGTTGCCTACCTGCTCGGGAAGCTCTCGAAGTACTGCGGGAGCCCCCGCGAACCCCTCTGGTCGGGCGGCGGCTACAGCAGGTCGAACGCCTTTCTCCAGGCGCTGGCGGACGCCACGGGGCTGAAGGTGGCGAGGCCCAGGGACGTCGAGTCGAGCATAAGGGGCGTGCTGAAGCTACTCCTATACTCGGAGGGCAAGGCGTCGCTGGACGACCTCAAGGAGCCGCCCGAGGTCGACGCGTACTTCGAGCCGCGCGCGGGCTCCGAGGCGAAGACTTTAGTAGGCGAGCTGGAGGAGCTACTCGAGGTGGTTGCGAGGTGGGAGGAGAACGCGTTCCTAAGCGGGAGGTTCTAG
- a CDS encoding type II toxin-antitoxin system VapC family toxin gives MYVFDASSIVNLVKKGSAKVFELGVTLDLALYESLNSVWKEYKLLGRIDRETAANYADVLAKVFEGIKSLSIKGSERDVLEIALKENLTVYDASYLYLAMRDGRTLVTDDRKLRDKASRYVRVLSSDEIASRHLNT, from the coding sequence TTGTACGTATTTGACGCAAGCTCTATAGTTAACCTGGTCAAGAAGGGCTCGGCTAAGGTGTTCGAACTCGGAGTAACACTTGACCTAGCACTTTACGAATCTCTGAACAGCGTATGGAAAGAGTACAAGCTACTGGGTAGAATCGATAGAGAGACCGCTGCAAACTACGCTGACGTATTAGCTAAGGTGTTTGAGGGTATCAAGAGCCTGAGTATTAAAGGTTCTGAAAGGGACGTACTTGAAATAGCCTTAAAGGAAAACCTGACGGTATACGATGCCTCATACCTCTATTTAGCGATGAGGGACGGGCGGACGCTGGTAACCGACGATAGAAAGCTCAGAGACAAGGCATCTAGGTATGTCAGAGTACTGAGTAGCGACGAGATAGCCAGTAGACACTTAAATACATGA
- a CDS encoding NAD(P)/FAD-dependent oxidoreductase, producing MYDVVIVGSGIVGLMTAYRLSRYKLRVLVVDSNPEPGWGVSKGHAAIVHVVQLPFSSLKSRMAREGNRLLGEVARELGVRLERTSTLVVATKLHHLLALPLVALYLRLNLGKEFPVKLRGRGYLRREEPGLTRKALGAVEVYGYGCVDNFDLLYGLYEFASANGVEFRFGERVVAARVLEDRVEVETDKGNVYEAGFLVNAAGLWADEVARFTGDEASFELGKGVLLVFDRRHTRRFVAPAYLKPDPKTKGGAVMFTVDGRGLWGPNLRPARDKYDVCVDEEDVEMLYRKFAPLLEGDPGIPLKAYAGVRPIPPENDFRITYSKSSRRVVHAIGTESPAFTASPAIADRIVSMLGDAGLRLEPKEKLAPRKPFPRARDNPEKARGRVVCTCSLVTEEEVREAVRRGSRTLQGVMFRTGACMGTCQGARCIAEVARIVAEELGVGVEELTLRGGGSWLVKKK from the coding sequence GTGTACGACGTTGTAATAGTTGGGAGCGGGATAGTCGGGTTGATGACCGCGTACAGGCTGTCCCGCTACAAGCTCAGAGTCCTAGTCGTCGACTCGAACCCAGAGCCCGGCTGGGGCGTCTCGAAGGGGCACGCCGCCATAGTACACGTGGTGCAACTCCCCTTCAGCTCCCTCAAGAGCAGGATGGCCAGGGAGGGCAACAGGCTCCTCGGGGAGGTAGCCAGGGAGCTCGGCGTGAGGCTCGAGAGGACGAGCACGCTGGTAGTGGCGACGAAGCTCCACCACTTACTCGCGTTGCCGCTCGTAGCCCTCTACCTGAGGCTCAACCTGGGGAAGGAGTTCCCCGTCAAGCTGAGGGGTAGGGGCTACCTGAGGCGCGAGGAGCCCGGGCTTACCAGGAAGGCTCTCGGGGCGGTGGAGGTCTACGGCTACGGGTGTGTCGACAACTTCGACCTTCTCTACGGGCTCTACGAGTTCGCGTCTGCTAACGGCGTTGAGTTCAGGTTCGGCGAAAGGGTTGTCGCCGCGAGGGTTTTGGAGGACCGCGTCGAAGTCGAGACCGACAAGGGGAACGTCTACGAGGCAGGCTTCCTGGTGAACGCCGCCGGCCTCTGGGCGGACGAGGTGGCGAGGTTTACGGGCGACGAGGCGAGCTTCGAGCTCGGGAAGGGCGTGCTGCTCGTATTCGACAGGAGGCACACCAGGAGGTTCGTGGCCCCCGCGTACCTGAAGCCCGACCCCAAGACGAAGGGCGGCGCCGTGATGTTCACTGTGGACGGGAGGGGGCTCTGGGGGCCGAACCTCAGGCCCGCCAGGGACAAGTACGACGTGTGCGTAGACGAGGAGGACGTAGAGATGCTGTACAGGAAGTTCGCACCCCTGCTGGAGGGGGACCCCGGGATCCCGCTGAAGGCATACGCCGGTGTACGCCCGATACCGCCCGAGAACGACTTCAGGATAACGTACTCGAAGAGCAGCCGGAGGGTTGTCCACGCCATCGGGACCGAGTCGCCCGCCTTTACCGCCTCTCCGGCGATAGCCGACAGGATAGTCTCCATGCTCGGAGACGCCGGGCTCAGGCTCGAGCCTAAGGAGAAGCTGGCGCCGAGGAAGCCCTTCCCCCGCGCGAGGGACAACCCTGAGAAGGCGAGGGGTAGGGTCGTCTGCACGTGTTCGCTGGTAACAGAGGAGGAGGTGAGAGAGGCTGTGAGGAGGGGTTCGAGGACGCTCCAGGGAGTCATGTTCAGGACCGGGGCCTGCATGGGGACGTGCCAGGGGGCGAGGTGCATAGCGGAGGTAGCGCGCATAGTAGCCGAGGAGCTGGGGGTGGGCGTGGAGGAGCTTACCCTCAGGGGTGGTGGGTCTTGGCTCGTGAAGAAAAAGTAG